The following are from one region of the Megachile rotundata isolate GNS110a chromosome 15, iyMegRotu1, whole genome shotgun sequence genome:
- the LOC105664040 gene encoding general transcription factor II-I repeat domain-containing protein 2-like yields the protein MATKKKQRKTEDENREFKVKWTENFAFIQNLNGLPTCLICKEKFAHNKKSNLERHFTRKHASFSTKYPTGDARKKAVEELQKSQESSNSVFNNWMQSSSNINMASFVISQEIAKRGKPYTDGEYIKNCFINASEELFRDFKNKANILKRIKELPLSAKTIKDRTIKMCSNITTQHIEDLKLVSALSIAVDESCDINDTLFVRFMSHSGPKEELLGLLPLKGQTRGEDIANAVMECMDKHHIPLDKIVSISTDGAKSMTGVRKGFVAILKEKINHEILVYHCIIHQEALCAQTFPDEICKVMELVITIINSILAKALNHRQFKEFLFEMESEYADLLLHNKVRWLSRGNVLKRFASIFPEIKAFPREKGVHYPELTDDQWIQNFYFMVDVTSHLNQLNRKLQGKGNLIFSMLEEVITFENKLSIFAQDFERETLFHFPSLLKHRQENNSSIDKHHFKTIILNMREAFISRFQEFKNSRATLAFVKNPLNATITELKFAPFEIDIGSFEIQLLDLKNKEIWRSKFERLCVELEILEKKKCDLSSQHKWSALNDLEKEDMIIFNAWNSIPDSYDQLKKFAFAVLSFFGSTYICEQSFSSMNIIKSKLRSRLIDENLESCLKLKTTTYKPDLLKLSKEMQAHCSH from the coding sequence ATGGCTACAAaaaaaaagcaaagaaaaaCGGAAGATGAAAACCGCGAATTTAAAGTTAAGTGGACCGAGAATTTTGCGTTTATTCAAAACTTGAATGGACTTCCGACATGTCTTATTTGTAAGGAGAAATTCGCGCATAACAAGAAGTCAAATTTAGAGAGACACTTTACAAGAAAGCACGCGTCATTTAGCACTAAATATCCCACCGGTGATGCAAGGAAGAAAGCAGTTGAGGAACTTCAGAAGAGTCAAGAGTCGTCAAATTCTGTGTTTAATAACTGGATGCAATCTTCCAGCAATATTAATATGGCAAGTTTTGTTATTAGCCAAGAGATTGCTAAGAGAGGGAAACCGTACACAGACGGTgaatacataaaaaattgttttataaatgCATCTGAAGAGCTATTTCGGGATTTTAAAAACAAAGCAAATATTCTGAAAAGAATTAAAGAGTTACCATTGTCTGCCAAAACCATTAAAGATAGAACAATTAAAATGTGTTCGAATATAACCACCCAGCATATCGAAGATCTGAAATTGGTTTCGGCTTTATCAATAGCAGTTGACGAGTCTTGTGACATAAATGATACACTTTTTGTAAGATTTATGTCTCATTCAGGCCCTAAAGAAGAACTTTTAGGATTATTACCACTCAAAGGTCAGACGCGTGGAGAAGATATCGCAAATGCTGTAATGGAGTGTATGGATAAACATCATATTCCCCTCGATAAAATTGTGTCGATTTCAACAGATGGGGCCAAAAGTATGACCGGCGTAAGAAAAGGGTTTGTTgctattttgaaagaaaaaattaatcaCGAGATACTTGTTTACCATTGTATCATTCACCAAGAAGCGCTTTGTGCGCAAACATTTCCGgatgaaatttgtaaagttatGGAATTAGTGATTACCATTATCAACTCCATTTTAGCTAAAGCTCTTAATCATCGCCAattcaaagaatttttatttgaaatggaGAGTGAGTACGCTGATCTTCTGCTTCATAACAAGGTGCGTTGGTTATCAAGAGGGAACGTTTTAAAACGTTTCGCGTCCATTTTTCCGGAAATTAAAGCATTTCCCCGTGAGAAGGGCGTTCACTATCCAGAACTAACAGACGATCAGTGGATCCAAAACTTTTATTTCATGGTAGACGTTACGTCTCATCTAAATCAGCTTAATCGTAAACTACAAGGGAAAGGAAACTTAATTTTTTCGATGTTAGAAGAAGTAATAACATTCGAAAACAAATTATCCATTTTTGCTCAGGATTTTGAAAGGGAAACATTGTTTCACTTTCCGAGCTTGCTGAAGCATCGCCAAGAAAATAATTCCTCTATTGATAAACACcattttaaaacaataattttaaatatgaggGAAGCATTTATCAGCAggtttcaggaatttaaaaaCAGCAGAGCAACTTTAGCATTTGTCAAAAATCCTCTTAATGCTACGATAACCGAGTTGAAATTTGCTCCTTTTGAAATTGACATTGGTAGCTTTGAAATACAATTGCTGGATTTAAAAAACAAGGAGATATGGCGCTCTAAATTCGAACGTCTTTGTGTTGAATTGGAAATATTGGAGAAGAAAAAATGTGATCTTAGTTCACAACACAAGTGGTCTGCTTTGAATGACCTGGAGAAGGAAGACATGATCATTTTCAACGCTTGGAATAGTATTCCTGACTCTTACGATCAGCTGAAAAAGTTCGCGTTTGCTGTTCTTTCCTTTTTCGGTTCTACATATATATGCGAACAATCTTTTTCAAGCATGAACATTATCAAGAGTAAACTGAGAAGTCGTCTTATTGATGAGAACTTGGAATCATgcctaaaattaaaaacaacaaCATACAAACCTGACTTACTCAAACTTTCCAAGGAGATGCAAGCACATTGTTcgcattaa
- the LOC143265914 gene encoding uncharacterized protein LOC143265914 has product MDKFVTKQLDLFKRIKSTVANIEKLGAAKITKGVVNESEHFYFQEDYISIGEEAYLSQKAYLLDLQEELSAGKSTPSPNPSSLRALPKIVLPVFSGEYNNWLNFRDLFQSHIIDNDSLSLVEKLHYLKTSLSGEPALLLQNISVTGDNFERAWRFITERYQNLRVLIHAQLTSLTSHPTMKKESAQELKGLVDGTTDSVQALEALKRPVKHWDDWLVFVIAGKLDPKTRMAWESHVGASTEPSTFEELRTFLITRIRALEAVEGSAISSAASSGPPGAPKLERGASLNSYARVRSHATSTSSRNTQRCAICKKEHPLLFCSIFKGMNPRERKQLVTEKHLCYNCLGPHSSTACKSTKRCQVCVGKHHTSLHSNIEQFSAAGSSSLVQVPRASPEVDNGRNSERADTSSKVIHCATTSCSVTESISFILATAELVLESDQGNRMLVRALIDPCSEVSLVEESVAQILKLSKIPDKIPCSLMDPDLTETLTKFWKLEEVPSNSKQLTSEEQACEDHFRKTHSRDASGRYTVFLPFKSSPSLLEYESLEHMKRVPEQEIFSSNYYLPHHGVWRQASATTKLRVVFNASHNSTSGLSLNDLVHTGPNLLPEVFSILLRWRRHAVAFAADIEKMYRQIRVSQADFTYGMACAPFLAIRTLHQLSTDEKEAYPLAAPCLLHDTYVDDVVSGSNTLEEAILLSQQLIALLRAGGFKLRKWVSNNPDLLKNLPADYLASSSNLVCNFDAVSSLLGLFDPLGLLAPVVILAKIFMESLWLLSLNWDDPLPNPQRDF; this is encoded by the exons ATGGACAAATTCGTTACGAAACAGCTCGATTTATTTAAACGAATAAAATCTACAGTTGCAAATATTGAAAAACTGGGAGCGGCGAAAATTACAAAGGGGGTGGTCAAT GAATCGGAGCACTTCTACTTCCAAGAAGACTATATCAGCATCGGGGAAGAAGCATACCTGTCGCAAAAGGCATATTTACTGGATCTCCAGGAGGAACTTTCTGCCGGTAAGAGCACTCCATCGCCAAATCCTTCGTCGCTGCGAGCCTTACCAAAAATAGTGCTTCCTGTTTTTTCGGGAGAATACAACAATTGGCTGAATTTCCGTGATCTCTTCCAATCGCACATCATCGATAACGACTCGCTCTCTCTTGTTGAAAAACTCCATTATCTGAAAACAAGTTTATCTGGTGAACCCGCTCTGTTGCTACAAAATATTTCCGTTACTGGTGATAATTTTGAGCGCGCCTGGCGGTTTATTACCGAAAGGTATCAAAATCTACGAGTGTTGATTCACGCCCAGCTCACTTCGTTAACATCTCACCCTACGATGAAGAAGGAGTCCGCACAAGAGTTGAAAGGGTTGGTTGACGGCACTACCGATTCGGTTCAAGCCCTCGAAGCTTTGAAGCGGCCAGTTAAGCATTGGGACGATTGGCTGGTCTTCGTCATCGCCGGAAAATTGGACCCCAAAACCAGGATGGCTTGGGAATCTCACGTCGGAGCGTCAACCGAACCTTCTACATTTGAAGAGCTCAGGACCTTCCTCATCACTAGAATAAGAGCGCTGGAGGCTGTGGAAGGTTCGGCCATTTCATCGGCGGCGTCCAGCGGTCCACCAGGAGCACCAAAGCTGGAAAGGGGAGCGTCGTTAAATTCCTATGCGCGCGTAAGGTCTCACGCTACGTCAACGTCCAGTCGCAACACTCAACGATGCGCCATTTGCAAGAAGGAGCATCCATTACTCTTTTGTTCAATATTTAAGGGCATGAATCCTCGAGAGAGGAAGCAGCTGGTCACAGAAAAGCACCTATGTTACAATTGTCTGGGTCCTCACTCTTCTACCGCGTGTAAGTCCACTAAGCGTTGCCAAGTATGCGTGGGTAAGCATCATACCTCTCTTCATTCGAACATTGAGCAATTTTCTGCCGCTGGTTCTTCTTCTTTAGTGCAGGTACCCAGGGCAAGTCCTGAGGTGGATAACGGTCGTAATTCAGAGCGAGCTGACACTTCCAGCAAGGTTATTCACTGCGCAACGACGTCCTGTTCCGTGACTGAGTCGATTTCGTTTATTTTAGCCACTGCGGAACTCGTGCTGGAGTCAGACCAGGGAAATCGAATGCTCGTCAGAGCTCTTATAGATCCCTGTTCAGAGGTTTCACTAGTAGAAGAAAGCGTCGctcaaatcttgaaactttccaaaattccagacaAAATCCCG TGTTCATTAATGGATCCGGACTTAACAGAAACACTCACCAAGTTCTGGAAGCTCGAGGAAGTCCCTTCCAACTCAAAACAGCTCACTAGCGAGGAACAGGCGTGCGAGGATCACTTCCGAAAAACACATTCTCGGGACGCTTCGGGGAGATACACCGTGTTTCTGCCATTCAAATCTTCACCTTCTCTTCTGG AATATGAGTCGCTAGAACACATGAAGCGCGTGCCGGAGCAAGAAATTTTCAGTTCAAACTATTATTTGCCTCATCACGGTGTGTGGCGTCAAGCTAGCGCGACTACTAAACTTAGAGTCGTGTTTAACGCCTCGCACAACAGCACTTCAGGTCTGTCTTTAAACGACCTGGTACATACTGGTCCAAATCTATTACCGGAAGTTTTTTCTATTCTATTACGCTGGCGCAGACATGCTGTAGCTTTCGCGGCGGACATTGAGAAAATGTATCGTCAAATTCGGGTATCTCAAGCAGATT TTACTTACGGCATGGCATGCGCTCCATTTCTGGCCATTCGTACTTTACATCAGTTAAGTACAGACGAAAAAGAGGCTTATCCGCTGGCAGCTCCTTGTCTTTTGCACGACACCTACGTCGATGACGTAGTATCTGGATCTAACACTCTGGAAGAAGCCATTCTCCTTAGTCAACAATTAATTGCGTTGTTAAGGGCGGGCGGCTTTAAACTTAGAAAATGGGTATCTAATAATCCCGATCTTTTAAAAAACTTACCAGCGGATTACCTTGCTTCTTCCTCTAATCTTGTGTGCAACTTTGACGCAGTTTCGAGTCTCCTTG GATTGTTCGACCCACTAGGTCTTCTGGCTCCTGTAGTAATTCTCGCAAAAATCTTTATGGAGTCGCTTTGGCTGCTGAGTTTAAATTGGGATGATCCTCTGCCCAACCCTCAAAGGGATTTCTGA
- the LOC143265913 gene encoding uncharacterized protein LOC143265913 → MSEIESLISQQQDAMYFVLRALDNFKKIGKANYTIATVRNRIAKLEDAFKETQSLHRQIVAIATPDHHKKYDYFLSRQFMLTHEAYLSTSDFMAEVLNNLEEKLRQERPAGKAEPDQNTQQQAASVDRLPQLHLPTFSGALDEWESFRDRFQAMIVGIKTISEVSKLQYLFSCVNNEPLDIIRNLAVTDTNFQIAWNLLVRRYENKRRLITVHVQALLKLPSTNVESKSALNEIRDRSNMAIQALKKLGCAVDQWNEILVCLIVNCLDRNSRRAWELQLGTSTEFPRFADLDTFLETRIRSLEAILVPKPGSSTGKMAVKQTPAQHYPSHTTNSNSPNCPLCRTNHDLNQCPVFREKTVSQRIDYVKKGKRCINCLSTQHQQRDCKSIYSCQKCRKRHHTLLHFNNANVASNPLANDASTVSANNNETNTSTNVPSLSVTRTTTVPSRVLLATARVNIHSSNGRTQRIRVLLDQGSVASLITENLAQRLKTPRDRVSISITSVGDNETTCKTSTMVRLTPCKRAGPAYSTTALIVNKLSTYLPPPINGNFKLAHLTGLDLADDIPFSSDPVEMIIGADLYGLMLIDGVRRGAPNEPVAQNTVLGWILSGPLPANSENPSSRLSMHHCTPIESLDSAFRQFWELEQIPMSSRLTPAEKECEKHFERTHTRTEEGRYCVRLPFVQRPPIEIGASLPTAKLLWYRQEKRLQANPELAHEYAKFMREYETMNHMVEVPEPSSVSHQIVYIPHHAVIKESSVTTRLRVVFNASSKTSNGTSLNDHLFTGQELQLDLPAVILHWRLHRYVFLADIEKMYRQILVDERDIDYQRIVRRASPQEPLRHFSLRTVTYGTAPAPYLALRVLRQLAEDDGNHYPLAMPVLQNQIYVDDCVFGADDVDLARQTRDQLISLLNRAGFTLRKWASNAPTLLSDLNPNDLSVTSNKPLQPNKPLQPELKVLGVSWNPNVDSF, encoded by the coding sequence ATGAGTGAAATAGAAAGTCTCATAAGTCAACAACAAGACGCGATGTATTTCGTCCTTCGCGCACTGGACAATTTTAAAAAGATTGGCAAGGCCAACTACACAATTGCAACGGTGCGCAACCGTATTGCCAAACTGGAGGACGCGTTCAAGGAAACACAAAGCCTTCATCGCCAAATCGTGGCGATTGCCACCCCCGATCATCACAAGAAATACGACTATTTCTTGTCGCGTCAGTTTATGCTGACCCACGAGGCATATCTATCCACCTCCGATTTTATGGCGGAAGTCCTTAACAATCTCGAGGAGAAATTAAGGCAGGAGCGTCCCGCTGGAAAGGCAGAACCGGACCAGAACACCCAACAGCAGGCAGCATCCGTGGACCGTTTACCGCAGCTGCATCTTCCTACGTTCTCCGGGGCCCTCGACGAATGGGAAAGTTTCCGCGACCGCTTTCAAGCCATGATCGTGGGTATCAAGACGATCTCAGAAGTatccaaattacaatatttgtttTCTTGCGTCAATAACGAACCGCTCGATATCATTCGTAATCTCGCTGTAACCGATACTAACTTTCAAATCGCATGGAATCTTCTTGTTCGCCGTTACGAAAATAAACGTCGGCTCATAACGGTGCATGTCCAAGCGTTGTTAAAATTACCGAGTACTAACGTCGAGTCAAAATCCGCGCTAAATGAAATCCGGGACCGTTCGAATATGGCCATTCAAGCGTTAAAAAAGTTAGGCTGCGCCGTTGACCAGTGGAACGAGATCTTAGTTTGCTTGATAGTCAATTGCCTCGACCGAAATTCCCGTCGTGCTTGGGAACTGCAATTAGGAACATCTACTGAATTTCCCCGTTTCGCTGATCTAGATACATTTCTTGAAACGCGAATTCGATCTCTTGAAGCGATTCTCGTTCCGAAACCCGGGTCCTCAACCGGGAAGATGGCTGTTAAACAAACACCAGCACAACATTATCCATCGCATACGACAAATTCTAATAGTCCGAATTGCCCATTGTGTCGCACGAATCACGACCTTAACCAATGTCCGGTCTTTCGCGAAAAAACGGTATCCCAGCGCATTGACTACGTTAAAAAGGGAAAGCGTTGTATCAACTGCCTTAGTACTCAACATCAGCAGAGAGATTGTAAGAGTATTTATTCGTGTCAGAAATGTCGCAAGCGACATCATACATTGTTACATTTTAATAACGCGAACGTCGCTTCAAATCCCCTCGCGAACGATGCTTCAACCGTCTCCGCAAACAATAACGAAACGAATACGTCAACAAATGTACCGTCGTTGTCCGTTACGCGAACCACAACAGTACCTTCACGTGTCCTATTAGCCACCGCGAGAGTCAACATACACTCTTCTAACGGTCGAACTCAACGAATTCGGGTTCTCCTTGATCAGGGATCTGTCGCGTCCTTGATCACCGAAAATTTAGCCCAACGTCTAAAAACGCCGCGCGATCGCGTTTCTATTTCCATTACCAGCGTAGGTGATAACGAAACCACGTGTAAAACGTCCACGATGGTCCGGCTAACACCATGTAAACGAGCAGGACCAGCATATTCCACGACCGCGTTAATAGTAAACAAGTTATCGACTTATTTACCGCCTCCAATTAACGGTAATTTCAAACTCGCACATTTAACCGGTCTTGATCTCGCGGATGACATTCCCTTCTCTTCAGATCCCGTTGAAATGATCATCGGTGCTGATCTTTACGGACTGATGTTAATTGATGGCGTTCGAAGAGGCGCTCCCAACGAACCAGTTGCGCAAAATACAGTCTTAGGCTGGATCCTTTCCGGTCCTCTTCCTGCGAACAGTGAAAATCCTTCCTCTCGTTTGTCCATGCATCACTGTACGCCTATCGAGTCATTGGATAGTGCATTCCGTCAGTTTTGGGAGCTTGAACAGATTCCGATGTCTTCACGGTTAACTCCTGCGGAAAAGGAATGTGAAAAACATTTTGAACGGACACACACACGTACCGAAGAAGGACGGTACTGTGTTAGGTTACCTTTCGTACAGAGACCTCCAATCGAGATCGGCGCATCTCTTCCTACTGCAAAACTCTTGTGGTACCGACAAGAAAAACGATTGCAAGCTAATCCTGAGTTAGCTCACGAATATGCAAAATTTATGCGCGAATATGAAACTATGAATCATATGGTCGAAGTTCCTGAACCTAGCTCTGTGTCCCATCAAATTGTTTATATTCCGCATCACGCTGTAATTAAGGAATCCAGCGTTACTACACGCCTTCGCGTCGTGTTTAACGCATCCAGCAAAACCTCTAATGGTACGTCTCTCAATGACCACTTGTTTACCGGTCAAGAACTACAGTTAGATTTGCCCGCAGTCATATTACATTGGCGATTACATCGCTACGTTTTCCTCGCGGACATTGAAAAAATGTACCGCCAAATCCTTGTTGACGAACGCGACATTGATTACCAACGCATAGTTAGGCGTGCATCTCCGCAAGAACCTCTCCGTCACTTTAGTCTTCGCACGGTTACGTATGGGACTGCTCCCGCTCCTTACCTCGCTCTTCGCGTACTTCGCCAGCTTGCAGAGGATGACGGAAATCATTATCCATTGGCAATGCCTGTCTTACAGAATCAAATTTATGTTGACGACTGTGTTTTTGGTGCAGACGATGTCGACCTCGCTCGACAAACTCGAGATCAATTGATTTCGCTCCTGAATCGTGCAGGATTCACCCTTCGCAAATGGGCAAGTAACGCTCCTACACTATTATCCGACCTTAATCCAAATGACCTCAGCGTCACCAGCAATAAACCATTGCAACCGAATAAACCTCTGCAACCTGAATTAAAAGTACTAGGAGTATCGTGGAATCCTAACGTCGACTCTTTCTAA
- the LOC143265915 gene encoding uncharacterized protein LOC143265915, which translates to MLIGTGPALSSLSIGQHSLSPLKGLDLVLQKTQFGWVIGGSVMTKATRSKHQTHLITPNFDLQRFWELEEGPRTRHFSAEEQDCEQHFVNHVTRDITGRYIVALPFNEKKQQIGESRSRAMNRFISLERRFKRDLNLKREYSNVIEEYLRLGHMSEVKPCDTEGFYLPHHAVIKPSSATTKVRVVFDGSAKSSSGVSLNDALMIGPTIQDDLFTLLLRFRTYTYVITGDIEKMYRQFLVRPEDRAYQRILWRDRSGLVKTFEINVVTFGLSSAPFLAIRGVHQLADDERTYFPEASVILKRDLYVDDLLSGANTIEEAKNIQTKISELLKRGGLNIRQWASNEPALLKGLTEEQLHPKILGDSAVMKTLGLSWDARNDTIRYSVEVSFNQKITKGTILSTIAKIFDPLGLVGPVTILAKILMQRLWQLKVDWDESLPASLHTEWTTYASQLQALNNLEFDRHVLSRNYYRIELHGFCDASERAYGACLYARTISNVGHVETHLLCAKSRVAPLKSVTLARLELCSATLLATLYATVRKAILSDIEEVFLWTDSSIVLNWINKEACALKTFVANRVADIQEKTDAKMWRHIKSEHNPADLISRGIMPAQFQNNTLWLHGPEWLASDQARWPESKVNVLSDVPELKKVTCMASSIVQSDEIFTRYSCFAKLTRIVAYCLRFRRRNVGPLTVQEMEEARLRVVQLLQSTAFHQDIKDLKTGRLHSKSKLRSLNPFIDDRGLLRVGGRLQNSDIPFEQKHPILLPKGNHVTELIIRDAHIRNHHAGITSTLHYVRQVYWPIDGKNTTRKVIRRCVKCFRVNPPTTHYVMGNLPAARVTAGRPFSTCGVDYCGPFYVKERRYRNRARVKVYVAVFTCFATKAVHLEVVGDLTTEAFIAALKRFIARRGLCRNIYSDNATNFVGADNELKALYRSLSKDEQLHKFVTDKSISWHFIPALSPHFGGLWKAAVKSFKHHVRRVVGDELFTLEQFNTFVIEIEAILNSRPLTPLSADPNDPSALTPGHFLIGDHLTGAIETDFSETPANRLSTWQHIQKVKQHFWTRWHKEYINHLNVRNKWTSGGHNIREGTIVVLKEDHLPPLAWQLGRVEATHPGADGIIRAVTVRTSHGRYKRNVKHLAPLPIEEEDIPSSRDQMTSNP; encoded by the coding sequence ATGTTGATCGGCACCGGCCCTGCGTTGTCATCATTAAGCATCGGACAGCACAGCCTCTCTCCGCTGAAAGGACTCGATCTTGTCCTCCAGAAGACGCAGTTTGGATGGGTCATCGGGGGGAGTGTGATGACAAAGGCAACGCGCAGCAAACATCAGACGCATCTTATCACCCCGAATTTCGATCTGCAACGATTCTGGGAGTTAGAAGAAGGACCTCGAACGCGACATTTTTCGGCCGAAGAGCAAGATTGCGAACAACATTTCGTGAACCATGTAACACGTGACATCACCGGACGATACATCGTAGCTCTTCCTTTCAACGAGAAGAAACAACAGATTGGCGAATCTCGGTCGCGCGCCATGAACCGTTTCATTTCTCTCGAGCGCCGATTTAAACGGGATCTAAATTTAAAACGCGAGTATTCGAACGTGATCGAAGAATATCTCCGATTAGGCCACATGAGCGAGGTAAAACCGTGCGATACCGAAGGTTTCTACCTGCCTCACCACGCGGTCATAAAACCTTCTAGCGCGACGACGAAGGTTCGCGTTGTATTTGACGGATCGGCCAAATCCAGTAGCGGCGTATCATTGAACGACGCGTTAATGATCGGTCCTACTATACAGGATGACCTGTTTACGTTATTATTAAGATTTAGAACATATACGTACGTAATCACCGGAGATATCGAAAAGATGTATCGCCAATTCCTCGTTCGACCAGAGGATCGCGCTTATCAACGGATTTTATGGCGGGATAGAAGCGGACTCGTTAAGACATTCGAAATTAACGTCGTCACGTTCGGGCTTTCGTCTGCTCCTTTCCTGGCGATTCGAGGAGTCCATCAACTCGCGGACGACGAACGAACATATTTTCCGGAAGCATCAGTCATCTTGAAGCGCGACTTGTATGTTGATGACCTTCTGTCAGGTGCGAATACGATAGAAGAGGCCAAAAACATACAAACCAAGATCAGCGAACTGCTCAAAAGGGGAGGTCTAAACATTAGGCAATGGGCCTCAAACGAACCTGCGCTTCTGAAAGGATTGACCGAGGAGCAGCTTCACCCGAAGATTTTAGGTGACTCAGCTGTAATGAAGACTTTAGGGTTATCATGGGATGCAAGAAACGACACTATCCGATATTCAGTCGAAgtatcattcaaccagaagatCACCAAGGGGACCATCTTGTCGACAATCGCGAAGATCTTCGATCCTTTAGGACTTGTTGGCCCTGTTACCATCCTCGCCAAAATTTTAATGCAACGACTGTGGCAACTCAAAGTTGATTGGGACGAATCGTTGCCCGCTAGTCTCCACACCGAGTGGACTACATACGCATCGCAGTTACAGGCCCTGAACAACCTTGAATTCGACCGTCACGTGTTGTCCAGGAATTATTATCGTATCGAACTCCATGGGTTTTGTGACGCCAGCGAACGAGCCTATGGTGCCTGTTTATACGCACGTACGATAAGCAATGTGGGTCATGTCGAAACTCATTTGCTTTGCGCGAAATCACGCGTTGCGCCTTTAAAATCTGTTACGCTCGCACGGCTAGAATTATGTAGCGCCACACTTCTCGCGACTCTATATGCCACCGTTCGAAAGGCAATATTAAGCGATATCGAGGAGGTATTTCTATGGACGGATTCTTCTATAGTTCTTAATTGGATTAACAAAGAAGCTTGCGCGTTAAAAACGTTCGTGGCTAACCGCGTAGCCGATATTCAAGAAAAAACCGATGCAAAAATGTGGCGGCACATCAAATCGGAACACAATCCGGCCGATTTGATTTCACGAGGAATCATGCCTGCACAATTCCAAAACAACACACTTTGGTTACATGGTCCGGAATGGCTCGCGTCCGATCAAGCGAGATGGCCAGAATCAAAAGTTAATGTACTAAGCGACGTACCTGAATTAAAAAAGGTTACGTGCATGGCAAGCTCAATCGTTCAGAGCGATGAAATATTTACGCGTTATTCGTGTTTCGCGAAACTTACGCGAATCGTCGCGTACTGTTTACGTTTTCGTCGACGAAACGTTGGACCGCTGACCGTTCAAGAAATGGAGGAGGCTAGGCTACGCGTCGTACAGCTGCTGCAATCCACAGCATTTCATCAGGATATAAAGGATCTCAAAACCGGAAGGCTTCATTCGAAGAGCAAACTGAGATCTCTTAACCCCTTCATCGACGATCGGGGACTATTGCGTGTCGGAGGTCGCCTACAAAACTCTGATATCCCGTTCGAGCAAAAACACCCGATCTTGCTGCCAAAGGGAAATCACGTCACCGAGCTGATTATTCGAGACGCCCATATTCGTAATCATCACGCCGGCATAACATCAACATTGCACTACGTACGACAGGTGTATTGGCCCATTGACGGgaagaatacaacgcgtaaggTCATTCGACGGTGCGTCAAGTGCTTTCGCGTTAATCCGCCAACTACTCATTATGTTATGGGTAACCTACCTGCGGCGCGTGTCACGGCAGGTCGACCGTTCAGTACCTGCGGCGTAGACTATTGCGGACCTTTTTACGTAAAGGAGCGGCGCTACCGAAATCGGGCCCGAGTGAAGGTGTATGTTGCCGTTTTTACCTGTTTCGCAACGAAGGCAGTGCACCTCGAAGTAGTCGGCGATCTCACTACGGAAGCATTCATTGCGGCTTTAAAACGTTTTATTGCGCGGCGCGGACTCTGTCGCAATATTTACTCCGATAACGCGACGAATTTTGTCGGAGCAGACAATGAATTGAAggcattgtatcgatcattgtCAAAGGACGAGCAGCTACATAAATTCGTGACGGACAAATCGATTTCGTGGCATTTCATTCCGGCTTTATCACCGCATTTCGGCGGCTTATGGAAAGCTGCGGTGAAGTCCTTCAAGCACCACGTCAGACGAGTGGTGGGTGACGAGTTGTTTACATTAGAGCAGTTTAACACTTTCGTCATCGAGATCGAAGCGATTCTAAATTCCAGACCCCTTACTCCTCTCTCCGCAGATCCCAATGATCCATCAGCTCTTACCCCTGGTCATTTCCTGATCGGTGATCACTTAACGGGTGCTATTGAGACTGATTTCAGCGAAACACCAGCCAATCGATTATCCACCTGGCAGCATATCCAGAAGGTCAAACAACACTTCTGGACCAGGTGGCATAAAGAATACATCAACCACTTGAACGTGCGAAATAAGTGGACATCAGGAGGGCACAACATTCGCGAGGGGACCATCGTGGTATTAAAAGAGGATCATCTTCCTCCTCTAGCCTGGCAGCTAGGGAGAGTAGAAGCCACACATCCTGGAGCTGACGGAATCATCCGAGCGGTCACCGTGCGGACGAGCCATGGACGTTACAAACGAAACGTCAAACACTTGGCACCTCTTCCGATCGAAGAAGAGGACATCCCATCATCGCGGGACCAGATGACATCGAACCCCTAG